In Pseudomonas sp. ADAK2, the genomic window TGGTGGATACCGGCGCGCGGGAACCTGCTTATGAATGTCGCGGGCAGTCCAAGGAAGAAGTGTATTGCTGCACCGCGGGCGGCAGGATTGGTCGTGATCAGGCGTTGGTGAAGTCGTGCGGGTTGTATTTTGAGCCTGCGCGGCTGGGCATTGTCGAGGGTGATTGGCGTAAATATTGGCAGGCCCGACAGGCGCCGGAATGGTTGCTGAATTTGCCGTCGTTGCAGCCTGCGACGCGGGTTCCCGTGGCGGAATTATTGAAGGCGCTGACCGTGATGCCGGCGCAGGATCAGGCGCGGCGGGTGTTGCTGGACGTGGTGTTGAACGCCGCTGACGGCAATGCTGTGGGCGAACTCGGTGGCCGGTTGCGGGTGAAAACCTGGAGCTGGTTGGGAGATCAGGATCCGTCGTCGCGTCAGGGCGGGTTTGCCGGTTGGACAGAGGATGGCACGCCGATCTGGGCTGGTGGGCGCGGGACCAGTCAAATGGTGCTGCGCAATTATGGTGTGGCGCTGGCTTCGGTGGTGCCGACGGATTGGCCCGTGGATGCTGGGCGTTGCGTTGAGGTGGGGCTGTTTTCGCGTTATCCGGTCGGCCGCGTCCTGGCGGGGGATCGGGTGGTCGAGTCGGGCCCCTTGCAGGGCGACTACCGCGTCGAATTCGCCAACGGCAATCAACTGAACATCCACAGCGACGGCGAATTGTTTTTACTCAACGACAAGCTGGTCGCGCGCCTGGACCGCGAAGAATACGTCGCCCGCGTCCTCCAGCGCGAAGCCAAGTCCGAACCCGCTGAAGCCGCCAAAGCCCTGGCCATCGCGATAAGAACCTACCTGCTGCAAAACGCCACGCGCAACGGCGACTGCCTGAGCATCGACGACAGCAGCAGCCGTCAACGGGTCGCCCCACGTCCGGCCACTGCCGAAGCGCGCGACATCGCCGCCTGGACCAGCGACCTGGTCCTGGCCGGCAGCACTGTCACCTATCACTCCGACCAACCCGGACCGGACAAACTGTCCTGGCAACAAGCCGTCGAACAAGCCAGCGCCGGCCAACGCTACGACGCCATTCTGCTGCACGCCTACCCGCGCGCCAGCCTCAGCCGCTGGGACAACCCTGTCGCCTCCTGCGAAGCGTTGCCCGCCGCGCAAGACTGGCTGCAAAAACAACGTCGCGGCTGGCGCCAGCAACTCGAAAACGAAGTCGGCTACAACGAAGTCAACACCTTCGCCGTCTGCCGCCTGGCCTTTGGCCGTCCTTATGTCGACCGCGAACGCCAGCGCATTTACGTGCGCGGCGTGCTGTCGTTGCAGGACCGCCTCGACCTGACCCACGAATACTTGCACCTGGCCTTTGAAGCACATCCCAATGGCCAGGATGAAACCTACATCGAAGGGCTCGCCCGCCACCTCTTGCTGGAATAGGCCATGAAACTCCGTTATCCACAGGTCTTCCTGTTCCTCTGTTCTTTTTGCGTATTGCCGACGACCTTCGCTGCTGATGCTGCCGTCAAACTCGACACCCCCGTCGGTGGCTGGCGTACCGGCGCCATCGAGGGCGAAGGCGAAAACTTTCGCCAGAGCGTCAACTACCCGGCCTCCTCGGTGAATACACCGGCAGGGCAGGCCAACACCGCGCGCATTACCGGGCAGATCAACGCCACACCCAAGTCGAGTGAGCCTGGGCGGTTGATCGTCAATGGCGTCAGCATGCCGCTGAAAATCGATCCGGCTGGACGCTTTGATCGACCGTTCTCGTTTCCCAATGGCAGCAACAGCGTTGAAGTGCGCAGCCCTGATGGCCAGCAACGGCATCGCACGCAGTTCCTCAATGTCAGTGGCGGGGCGACGCCGGCCAAGTTGCGGGTGCTGCTGTCGTGGGACAGCGACAACACCGATCTGGACTTGCACCTGATTACCCCGGATGGCGCCCACATCTGGTACGGCGACCGGGTTGCACCCAATGGCGCGGCGCTCGATGTCGACGTGACCACGGGGTATGGCCCGGAAATCTTCGCCATGCCGGCGCCGATCAAAGGCCAGTACCTGGTGTATGTGAATTACTTTGGCGGTGGCTATCGTAATGATGAGGAAGGGCAGGAGGATGCGGTTCAGGCTTTGACCACGGCGCAGGTGACGGTGATCACCGAGGAAGGAACGCCCAACGAGAAGATGGAGACGTTCCTGGTGCCGATGCGGGCGGTGGGGGAGTTGACGCTGGTTAAGGGGTTCAGCTATCCGTAAGGGGGTAGCCAGAGGACTGTGAACCCCAAAAGGCGACGCCGCCAGTTGAGCAACCCCGCAGGATGTCGAATCAGGCGGTCGGCAATTTAGCGGCCGGGAGGCTGACATCGCGCAAGACCCCGATGTAGCCGTTATAGAGATTGCCGGTGGGTACCAGCTGCCGGGCCACGAGTTGTTGATGCACGCTGCGCAAATGGTAGAAGGGCACGCGCACAAACAGGTGGTGCTCGATGTGGTAGTGAATGGCGTGCGGGCCGAACACAAAGGTCTGCCAGTTGCCCCGGACAATGCTCCGCGCATTCTGGCTCTGGTCATCGCAGGCGGGCAGGCCGGCGTGCTCCATGATGGCCCGGACGCGGCCCATGAAGGGCAGCAGGGTAATGGCCGGCAGCAACCACAAGATCGGGTAAAGCCAGGCGTGCCCGGACCACGCCAGTACGCCGAGCAGCAAACCGTTGCTGGCGAGCATTGAAAAGACTTCCCACGCCATTTGGCCCGGTGATTTATTGACCTTGGGCATGATGTCCCGATAGTCGCCGCGGGCAAATTTGCCAGCACTGATGAAGTAGCCCACCCCACAGATGTCCGCCAACAGCTTTGCGGCGAGTTTGCCCCTGGGCAGCGGGAAGTCACCGAGACCAAACACCGCGACCACCGGGTCGTCATGCCGCATCGGCGCGAGATGATGTTTCAAATGCCCGGCACGGTAGGTGTGCAGCGACAGGAACAACGGACCGGCGGCAAAAAACTGCCCGATAAAATCATTCAGACCCTGATGGCGCAGCACCACGCCATGGGCGCTTTCATGCATGATCACCGCCAGCGCCAGTTGGCTGCGGGCAATGATGATCGCCGCCAGCAGGTAAGTGATCGGGTGCGGCCACAGCGCCGCCGCGGCAAATGACGCAGCGATCAATCCCCAGTCCGCCAGCAGTGCCAGCAGAGTGAGCCACGGTTTCAACGCAAAGAGTTCAGCGGGCGGCGTGAAAGCATTCAGGGCCGGATTGTCGCCGGCACGGGAATTGGGTTTGGACACCTGCGTCACCTCCTTGTGTGTGGCGGCGTGAGTGAGCGGATTCACAAGCTGAGCAGGCGACTGACCCACGCGTCGATCCGCGCCTGGGCGCACGCGTTGCCGGTCGCTCCGTCGCGATCAGGCGCTTGAGTCTCGGTCAATTCCGCTGCGGCTTTCGCCACCTGGCCGCGAAAATCAGCGACGTCACTGCGCCAGGTCACCACCCGGTGCTCTAGCTGTAACTGTGCCGCGCGGGCGGCATTGGTGGCCTGTTCGGGCTGATCGGTGAGGACCAGGATGATCGGCCGCCGATAGACCCGCGCGATCGACAACGCGGCCATGCCCGGTGCAGATACGATCAACTGCGCTTGCGCCGCGCGGCTGGCCCAGTCCGGGTCAACCCCGAGCCAGCCGCCAACACCGGCGTAGCCTTCGCCCACTTGATGGGCGCTCAGGCCTGCATCGGCGATGCCCGCGCTCAAGGCTTCGGCCAGACTGACGTCACTGAAATGCGGATTCAGGTAAATCGCCGCGCCAACCGGCTGTGATGGCGTTTGCGTGTCAGCCAGGGCAACCGGGGTCGGTAATCGAAACAGCGCTGGTGCCTTGGAATCGTCGATCTCATGGGCGAAGTCATGCTCGATACACGCTCGCGCCGCGTCTATCTGCCGGCCGACGATCCAGCCGAACAACCGCCCGAAGGCGCGCGGCCACATGCCCTCGAAATTGTTGATCAACGCGACCTTCAGGCTCGCACCGTACACATGCACGACTTTGTGTCGCCACCCGGGCACCGTGCCCATGAACAGCAGTGCCGGGTGGAAGGAGTCATTGATCACAAGGTCGACGCTACGCAGTTTGTCGCGCAGGCGGACGATGTCGCGAAACATCCTGCCAGGGCGAAAAACATAGTGCGCCACATTGCTGTTGGTCGCTTTGCGCAGCATGTTCTGCCCGCTGTCGAACTGAACCGCATAGTGCCGCGACAGGATCTCGGCCTTGATGCCGAAGCTTTCCAGAAAGCGTTGTCCTTCGTCCGAGGTGGTCAGCACTTCGACCTGCGTGCCGGCCTTGTGCAGCGCGTGCACCAGCAGTTGTGCGCGCATCAAATGGCCGCGTGCATCGGCGGTGGCGAGGTAGAGAATGCGCGGCTTCATCGGTCACCACCGCGTGTCCCGCCATAGACCCAGCCGGCCACGTACATCGCCAGTGCACCGGTCACGCCGAAGCCGGATTCGATCGTGCGAATCTCGGCCAGCAACGTGCTCAGGTGGCCCGTTTCCTGGGGGCCGACGATGCGCCGCAAGGTGTGTTCGCACAGCCGGACGTGGGCTTTTTCGTCGGCCAGCACCCGGGATAACAACGGATAGAATCCATGCTCGGGGCCGATGACGGCGCAGTGGCGACTGAGTACGCGCTCGGCCATCTGCTCGGCGCACAGCCCTGTCGCGTAAGCGGGCACCAACAAACCGTGTTCAAAGTGCTTTGCATAGCGATGCGCCAGGCGTTGCCAGCGCAGGATCTTGCGCCGGCTGAGCCAGTCCGGGGCCAGGTGCGTTTCGCCATCGTCCCCCACCGCGCGTAATGCTTCGCTGAACAGCGTCACATGCCGGCGTTCATCGGCCAGATGCTGCTCGACCTGACGCTCAAGCCAGTCGGGCGACTGCGGCAATAACTCTTCCAGCAGGGCGCGTTCCGTCGCGTCTTCCCCGGCAAGGTACATGCGTAGCAGCAACCTTTCGCCGCGTTGGCTGCGGTGCAAACGTGCGAGTGCGGCACGCTTGATCCGGTCCACCCAGCGCGCCTGCACGGCGCCCAGGCCTTGCGCCTTGGGTGTCGCCAGGCAGGCAAATCCGTCATCGACGCAGGTTTGTTCAACCACAGTCATTGCGCCGACTGCTGCGCGGTGTCGACGGTCGCTGCTGTGGTTTGCGCTTGCGGCTTGCGGTGCCAGGCCAGGATCAAGCCGATAAAGCTGTCCTGCATAAACGCGTAACCCGAAGTGGCGGCGCCGGGGAAGGCTTCTTCACGATCGTTGTAACGCAGATAACCTTTGCCGTTGCGAGCCCCGAATTCCAGCGTGTCCTGTTTATTAAAGCCATGCTCACGCACGTCCTGCAGCAGCGGACTGTCTTCGAGACCGAAGATAAACAGCTGGCGCTGCACCACCCACACCGGAATGTGGCTGCTCAACGCTTGCAGTTTGAGACCCCAGCTGCCATTGGTGAGCAGTTGGTTCAGGTCGGTGCTGGTCGATTCATCCGAGGTAAAACCGGCCCGCATCAGTGACTTCGAGACCTTGCCGACGCCGAGGGCAATCGTAATGTCGTTGGCGGAAGGATTCTGCGCATCGCTTGGGCGTACGGCGACGAAATAGTTGGCCACCCGCGCGGCAAGCGATGGATGCGCGAGCACATCGCGCGCCTGTTTGGCAGTAAACAGCACGCGCTCAGTGCTGCCTTCGCGAACGCTGATCCGGTAAGGAGGCATCACGATGTCGTCGAATTTGCCGCGCACCGGCGAGTGGACGTAGGTGTCGGGTTTCCAGGTCTTGCCCGATCGGCGCAGCAGCACATGCAGGCTCAACGGCACACGCTGACCGTCAGACGCGATACCGCTGCCGTGCAGCAGTACGTCGCCGATCACGGTTTTACTGTCATGGGCGGCATAGGCAGAAATCACGATGGTGTGGGCTTCAGTGTCGAGGCTGGCGCGAGCATCCGGTAGATCCAGCGCGATGCGGTTGCACTGCGCGTTATTGCCCGTCGTGCCGCCCATGAGGTCTGGCGGGCAGCCCTCGGTGGAGGCGAAGTGAAAGACGCCGCGGCCGGTAAACTCGGCTGGCGTAGCGCTGGCCTGGATACTCAGCGACAGCAGGACCAGGGCTGTCAGGTAGGAACAGCGTGAGGCGAAGGAGTCAGTTTTCATCATTACTTCCTGTAATCGGGTTTACGTGCAAAAAAATGCGACGTTGCCCGGTATCAATCCAAAGGTCGGTGATAGGACAGTGCTTCAGAATGGCGAGCTTTCGCGCGCCCGGCAGAGATGCCCAGCCCACGAACGATTGCACCTGCGGTATCGAGCAACGACATGCCAATTACAATCACCGTCGCGGCGATGCGTCGCACACCGTGCAGCGGCGGTAAATCCTGATGGTTCAAGGCGCGCAGGCTGTAACCGAGACGTCCCGCCATCACGCAAAAAGGGCCCAGCGGCCCACTGCGGCCGAGCCATTGCAGCCAGGATGGCATATAGGCGCGTACCAGATAGGGTGTGAGGCCGACGCTGTCGCCGCCCCGGAGCCAACGCAGTTTCACCACTTCGCCACGGGTGTCCGGCAGTTTATGTTCGGTGTGCGCGCGCGGGGCGTACTGCACCGCAACCCCGGCGGCTTGCAGGCGCAGGCCCATGACCTGGCAATGCGCGCGGTACACGCCATCGAGCGGTTCATAGCGATGCTGTTCGAAGGTGTCACAGCGAAACGCGACGTTATTCGCGTAGAAGTTGCGCGTGGCGCCTTCGCGCAACGGGCTGGGGAAATACATGAAGTCGATCGCGGTCAGGGCGCTTCCGGTCGGGCTCGCGTCGTAACTGGTGCGCCCGGCGACCGCCATCGGTGCCGTCGCCCCGGGCTGGGCGAAGGGCGAGAGCAACTGCTCAAGCCAATCGAGGCAGGGACTGCAATCGGCATCGGCAAAGACCACGTATTGGCAGCGGCGCTGATCGACAGCGTCGAAACCGACATTTTTCGCATCGTAGTAGCCGGTGCGGGCATCAATTTCGATGAAGTCGATCGGCCGCCCGGCCAGTTCTGAAAGCTCGTTGCACGCCTGGGCATCCAGACCGTCATGGGTGATGACCCACTGCGCAAAAGTCTGCGGTGCCAGTGTTTGTTGGCCAAAAGCGATGATCAGCCGTTTCAGGCTCGCCAACGCTTCCTGTGAATCATGGCCGCCGCGCAGGTTATTGGTTTCGACGACTAATGCCGTGTTGGCCGCGACGACATCCAGGCCGCTCGTTACTTCCCTGTTTCTATGCGCCATTGGCATCCCGAGTTGCTTCGTAATAAGTGTGTTAGCCCAAGCGTTTTCGCCCGAAGCGAATGAACTCAGCCTTTTTGCTTCGACCCCGACCAGAGCAGGGCCAGCAGCGCACGGGAGTCCATGAGACGCTCATCGGCGCTGACCAGTCCCGGCAGGGCATGCCATGGAAGGTTGGCGCTGCGATGATGATGCAAATGCAGATTGATGTGATACGGCCAAATGAAAAACCTGCCGATGCAGCCCACTTGCCATGCGTAAGTCCATTCCGGCCAGCCGGGGGTTACATCGGGTCCACCGCTGTGCTCGGCAATACTGCGGATTTTCTGCAGCAGGGTGCCCAGCGTGGCCAGTGGCACAAACCATAGCAGGGCGAGCAGCAACAGTGTTTGTGCGGAACATTGCCAGGCCAGCACTGACAACAGCGCCAGCCAGATAATGCCCGCAGCCATAACAGGCCGGCTCATCTTCAGTGATGCGCCGCCTGCGTTTTTGTAAGCGCGCAGATTACGCAGCATATTGATGATGAACAAATCGCCCAGTAATTGCCGGAGCAGCA contains:
- a CDS encoding DUF2300 domain-containing protein — encoded protein: MTRPLVWWLLCLLPALATAQDEPLRLGFKGELLSLSQTQVMAREPLPADLQTPLGSLWKLFVYGWLVDTGAREPAYECRGQSKEEVYCCTAGGRIGRDQALVKSCGLYFEPARLGIVEGDWRKYWQARQAPEWLLNLPSLQPATRVPVAELLKALTVMPAQDQARRVLLDVVLNAADGNAVGELGGRLRVKTWSWLGDQDPSSRQGGFAGWTEDGTPIWAGGRGTSQMVLRNYGVALASVVPTDWPVDAGRCVEVGLFSRYPVGRVLAGDRVVESGPLQGDYRVEFANGNQLNIHSDGELFLLNDKLVARLDREEYVARVLQREAKSEPAEAAKALAIAIRTYLLQNATRNGDCLSIDDSSSRQRVAPRPATAEARDIAAWTSDLVLAGSTVTYHSDQPGPDKLSWQQAVEQASAGQRYDAILLHAYPRASLSRWDNPVASCEALPAAQDWLQKQRRGWRQQLENEVGYNEVNTFAVCRLAFGRPYVDRERQRIYVRGVLSLQDRLDLTHEYLHLAFEAHPNGQDETYIEGLARHLLLE
- a CDS encoding YfaP family protein → MKLRYPQVFLFLCSFCVLPTTFAADAAVKLDTPVGGWRTGAIEGEGENFRQSVNYPASSVNTPAGQANTARITGQINATPKSSEPGRLIVNGVSMPLKIDPAGRFDRPFSFPNGSNSVEVRSPDGQQRHRTQFLNVSGGATPAKLRVLLSWDSDNTDLDLHLITPDGAHIWYGDRVAPNGAALDVDVTTGYGPEIFAMPAPIKGQYLVYVNYFGGGYRNDEEGQEDAVQALTTAQVTVITEEGTPNEKMETFLVPMRAVGELTLVKGFSYP
- a CDS encoding fatty acid desaturase family protein yields the protein MSKPNSRAGDNPALNAFTPPAELFALKPWLTLLALLADWGLIAASFAAAALWPHPITYLLAAIIIARSQLALAVIMHESAHGVVLRHQGLNDFIGQFFAAGPLFLSLHTYRAGHLKHHLAPMRHDDPVVAVFGLGDFPLPRGKLAAKLLADICGVGYFISAGKFARGDYRDIMPKVNKSPGQMAWEVFSMLASNGLLLGVLAWSGHAWLYPILWLLPAITLLPFMGRVRAIMEHAGLPACDDQSQNARSIVRGNWQTFVFGPHAIHYHIEHHLFVRVPFYHLRSVHQQLVARQLVPTGNLYNGYIGVLRDVSLPAAKLPTA
- a CDS encoding glycosyltransferase — translated: MAHRNREVTSGLDVVAANTALVVETNNLRGGHDSQEALASLKRLIIAFGQQTLAPQTFAQWVITHDGLDAQACNELSELAGRPIDFIEIDARTGYYDAKNVGFDAVDQRRCQYVVFADADCSPCLDWLEQLLSPFAQPGATAPMAVAGRTSYDASPTGSALTAIDFMYFPSPLREGATRNFYANNVAFRCDTFEQHRYEPLDGVYRAHCQVMGLRLQAAGVAVQYAPRAHTEHKLPDTRGEVVKLRWLRGGDSVGLTPYLVRAYMPSWLQWLGRSGPLGPFCVMAGRLGYSLRALNHQDLPPLHGVRRIAATVIVIGMSLLDTAGAIVRGLGISAGRAKARHSEALSYHRPLD